The sequence ATATTCTTCCATACTAGAGGGAGTAGCATCACGGAAGGGTGCTACTCCTTTTGTTTCATCGTATAGGGCATTGACAGATGTCTTAATAATAGTACCTTCTGAGTTGAGATATATAATCTCACTGATCATGGCATTTTTAATCATCCTTTGACATAGCAGACAGGGTTTTCCATTTGCAAGGGTTCCGTCTTCTTCAAAGCCCGCTATGTAGATGGTAGCATCCTTCATTCTTTCTGGGGAGCCATTGATAATTGCATTCTGCTCGGCATGAACAGCCTCGCATAGCTCATACCTTTCGCCAGCGGGTATATTGAGCTCCCTTCTTTTGCAGGTTCCACTGTCAATACAATTTACAGTACCCCGGGGCGCACCATTGTATCCAGTACTTACTATTACATTGTCTTTTACAATAACAGCACCATATCTTCTTCGCAAACATGTGGAACGGGAAGCTACGACCTTTGCAATCTCAAGAAAATATTCATCCCAGCCAGGTCTAAAATGTGTTTTCTTGCTGTCTTGCATGATGAAGTATTATAGCATTTTGCTTTTCTGCTTATACAATTTAAGGTCTGGTCTGTAATAAAGTTGTATATTTATATTTCAGCTGATTATACTAAATAAATGCAGAAAATCCTTATAATAAAGCCAAGCTCTCTGGGAGATATTATTCACAGCCTTCCTGTGCTCAATTCACTTAATGAATGTTTTCCTGAAGCAGAGATTCACTGGCTTATTGCAAGGAATTTTGCTCCACTTCTTGAGGAACATCCCATGATAAAGAGATTGTGGATAATTGATAAAGACAGATGGAAAGATCCTTTGAATCTTTTCTCTACAATGAGGGATTTATGGGGTCTCGGAAAAGAACTTAAAAAGGAAGAATTTCAAATAGTTATCGATCTTCAAGGATTGCTGAGAAGCGGTATTATAGCTTTTTTTACAGAAAGTCCGTTAAGGATCGGCTTCAAGGAGGCAAGGGAATTGAGTTATATCTTTTACACTCACAGGGTTGAAGGCGGAAGGGATATTCATGCTGTTGAGAGATATCTGAAGGTCCTTTCTGTTTTAGATTGTCCTGTAAAGGAAATAGTCTTTCCCCTTCCAGTTAGAAAGCTCAGCGAAGATAAGGAATATTATGAATTTCTAAGAGGGGAATATGCTGTTATTGCACCTGGTGCAAGATGGGATACAAAAATATGGCCAGCTGAGAGATTTGCATTCATTGCAAGGAGATTGCCCTTCAAAAGTATTATTATTGGAAGCAGGGATGACATCCCCATTTCTGAAAAGATTGTCCGCTCATCAGATGGTAGGGCCATTTCCCTCTCTGGAAAGACAGACCTGAAAGAACTTGTGGAGATAATAAGGAAGGCGAGGTTTGTCTTGTGTAATGACTCGGGACCAGCTCATATTGGAGCGGCCTTGGGAGTTCCTGTATTTGCGATTTTCGGTCCGACAAGTCCTATTAGAACAGGTCCTTACGGAAAAAATGTATTTGTGTTCAGATCAGAGGTTGAATGTGCGCCCTGTTTTAGGAAAAGATGTAAGAGCATACTCTGTATGGAATCCATATCTGAAGGGTATGTGTGGAGCAAAATAAGGGATTATTTAAATTTATAGATTGATAAAAAAAATATATTGCTTTCCTGAAGCTTCTTCCCTTTACAATATTAATGTTTTATGGTATGGTGAATTGCATTCATTATTATAAAATGCTCAATAAAAAAATTTGAAATGAACATTGTCATCCTTGACAGAGAATAGCTTTTCTTATAATGAACAGACAGAAAAAAAGATAAGATGAAAATTGGCGCGACCGTATTAAATGACTGGATAGACATTTACTTAATGAGAAAAATGGAAAATACCCTTGGAGGCTCGCCTTATCTTGCCTTTATTAAGGAGCTAGGACAAAGACTATATACTTGTTTAGTGAATACCTTTTTTCTGAGAAGGGCAAAATTATACTATTATGATATTGTTCTTGCCTATTGATTTGAAGGTTCTGTATATTTATGAAGAAAGGCCAGAGGAAGTATTTGACGCATG is a genomic window of Thermodesulfovibrionales bacterium containing:
- the waaF gene encoding lipopolysaccharide heptosyltransferase II, producing the protein MQKILIIKPSSLGDIIHSLPVLNSLNECFPEAEIHWLIARNFAPLLEEHPMIKRLWIIDKDRWKDPLNLFSTMRDLWGLGKELKKEEFQIVIDLQGLLRSGIIAFFTESPLRIGFKEARELSYIFYTHRVEGGRDIHAVERYLKVLSVLDCPVKEIVFPLPVRKLSEDKEYYEFLRGEYAVIAPGARWDTKIWPAERFAFIARRLPFKSIIIGSRDDIPISEKIVRSSDGRAISLSGKTDLKELVEIIRKARFVLCNDSGPAHIGAALGVPVFAIFGPTSPIRTGPYGKNVFVFRSEVECAPCFRKRCKSILCMESISEGYVWSKIRDYLNL
- a CDS encoding dCMP deaminase family protein, coding for MQDSKKTHFRPGWDEYFLEIAKVVASRSTCLRRRYGAVIVKDNVIVSTGYNGAPRGTVNCIDSGTCKRRELNIPAGERYELCEAVHAEQNAIINGSPERMKDATIYIAGFEEDGTLANGKPCLLCQRMIKNAMISEIIYLNSEGTIIKTSVNALYDETKGVAPFRDATPSSMEEYKI